In Eucalyptus grandis isolate ANBG69807.140 chromosome 4, ASM1654582v1, whole genome shotgun sequence, the following proteins share a genomic window:
- the LOC104442914 gene encoding uncharacterized protein LOC104442914, with the protein MSISSRGPYGYSKMEKEDPEEASHRRAQFLIYKALERADCESAQARRPSFLRIRFCKVKMRVGKRLNRMRKGMLLTLSQSRVGAYKQKIVKQIKRSCMRLFRLGESTKPSIPHLLI; encoded by the coding sequence ATGTCGATCTCCTCAAGGGGGCCGTACGGCTACtcgaagatggagaaggaagaCCCGGAGGAGGCGAGCCACCGGAGGGCTCAGTTCTTGATCTACAAGGCGTTGGAGAGAGCTGACTGCGAGTCTGCTCAAGCGAGGCGGCCGTCCTTCTTGCGGATCAGGTTCTGCAAGGTCAAGATGAGGGTCGGCAAGAGGTTGAATAGGATGAGGAAGGGCATGCTGCTGACGCTCTCTCAGTCCAGGGTCGGTGCTTACAAGCAGAAGATCGTGAAGCAGATAAAGAGGAGCTGCATGCGCTTGTTCAGACTCGGAGAGAGCACCAAGCCCAGCATTCCACATTTGCTCATATGA